In one Niallia taxi genomic region, the following are encoded:
- a CDS encoding AEC family transporter, which translates to MENFNAQFVISFLIIALGYCLKKWNILKEKDGEAMARLIFNVTLPSLIIVTFHSITIDSSLMMLVVLGFVYGIIVAILGLFIFRKEARRDKGMLGMLIPGFNIGLFAYPLVQGIWGEVGIKYFGMFDIGNAIITFGVSYLIGSYYAKEDVVLNFKHVAGKMGRSIPLMTYVIIFIINLTGLPLPGTVIDITSVISKANMPLSLLLLGIYLNFSFQKSYWKGIGRVLGIRYGVGLFFGLLGFFLLPVDDMFRYTVLIALILPMATSVLPYSVEFKYNQRFVGTAANLSILISFVLLWVIGNMIV; encoded by the coding sequence ATGGAAAACTTTAATGCTCAGTTTGTCATATCCTTCCTTATTATTGCTTTAGGCTATTGCTTAAAGAAGTGGAATATTTTAAAGGAAAAAGACGGAGAAGCAATGGCGCGGCTTATTTTTAATGTAACATTGCCAAGTTTAATCATTGTGACCTTTCACAGTATTACCATCGATTCCTCGCTAATGATGCTTGTTGTACTCGGGTTTGTGTATGGAATTATTGTAGCTATTTTAGGATTGTTTATTTTCAGGAAAGAAGCAAGACGGGATAAAGGTATGCTTGGCATGCTTATTCCAGGGTTTAATATTGGATTGTTTGCTTACCCATTAGTGCAAGGGATATGGGGCGAGGTAGGTATAAAGTACTTCGGGATGTTTGACATCGGTAATGCCATAATTACGTTTGGCGTCAGTTACTTAATCGGCAGTTATTATGCGAAAGAGGATGTTGTGCTTAACTTTAAGCATGTAGCCGGAAAAATGGGCAGGTCGATTCCTTTAATGACATATGTAATCATTTTTATCATCAATCTTACAGGCTTGCCCTTGCCGGGTACAGTCATTGATATCACTTCCGTTATATCAAAAGCCAATATGCCGCTTTCCTTGCTGCTTCTTGGAATCTATTTAAACTTCTCCTTCCAAAAGAGCTACTGGAAAGGAATCGGTAGAGTTCTTGGTATCCGATATGGGGTTGGGCTGTTTTTTGGATTATTAGGATTCTTTCTTTTGCCTGTCGATGACATGTTTCGCTATACCGTATTAATAGCACTAATCCTGCCAATGGCCACATCTGTATTACCTTATAGCGTCGAATTCAAATACAATCAAAGATTCGTCGGCACAGCAGCAAACCTGTCTATCTTGATTAGCTTTGTCCTGTTGTGGGTTATTGGCAATATGATTGTTTAA
- a CDS encoding L-lactate MFS transporter: protein MKTKNRWLIALSAVGIHISIGSVYAWSVFTKPLEATYNWSLTSISWTFSIAILFLGLSAAFLGHFVEKFGPRAAGTLCAVLFGIGMAGSGFAASIESLPLLYITYGVFGGIGLGVGYITPVSTLVKWFPDKRGLATGLAIMGFGFASMVSSPIMNKLIGSVGIPSTFYILAIVYFVIILASAQYLAPPPQDYVPAGYQKAIESGKAITKTDLSQRTANEAIKTKRFWALWVMLFINITCGIAILAVASPMGQELAGMSVTGAALLVGIMGVFNGIGRIAWASVSDYIGRPNVYTLFFAIQIAAFFVLPHLQEAVSFSIIVFIIMSCYGGGFASIPAYIGDMFGTKQLGAIHGYILTAWSAAGIAGPRFVSWIRDTTGSYGETLTVFSCMFIVSLAISLLIRLDIKKIKLMNKEINGGNSI, encoded by the coding sequence ATGAAAACAAAAAATCGCTGGCTAATTGCCCTTTCAGCAGTGGGTATTCATATTTCAATTGGATCTGTTTATGCATGGAGTGTGTTTACAAAGCCTTTAGAAGCAACTTATAATTGGAGCTTAACAAGTATCTCTTGGACTTTCAGTATCGCTATTTTATTTCTAGGTCTTTCCGCAGCTTTTTTAGGACATTTTGTGGAGAAGTTTGGACCAAGAGCTGCAGGAACACTTTGTGCCGTATTGTTCGGAATTGGGATGGCAGGTTCAGGCTTTGCTGCAAGTATTGAATCCTTACCGCTCCTTTATATTACGTATGGTGTTTTTGGAGGAATTGGTCTTGGTGTAGGTTATATTACTCCTGTTTCGACCTTGGTAAAGTGGTTTCCCGATAAGCGTGGATTAGCAACAGGTTTAGCTATAATGGGCTTTGGTTTTGCATCAATGGTGAGCAGTCCAATCATGAATAAGTTAATCGGATCTGTTGGAATACCTTCGACTTTTTATATTTTAGCAATTGTATATTTTGTTATCATACTAGCTTCTGCTCAATATTTAGCACCGCCACCACAGGATTATGTGCCTGCAGGCTACCAAAAAGCTATTGAATCAGGTAAAGCTATCACAAAAACAGACCTATCACAGCGAACAGCAAATGAAGCAATTAAAACAAAAAGATTCTGGGCTTTATGGGTTATGTTGTTTATTAATATAACATGTGGAATTGCCATCCTCGCTGTAGCATCTCCGATGGGTCAAGAGCTTGCTGGAATGTCTGTTACAGGTGCAGCTCTTTTAGTAGGTATCATGGGTGTCTTTAATGGAATTGGAAGAATAGCTTGGGCTTCAGTATCCGATTATATCGGGCGCCCTAATGTATATACATTGTTTTTCGCGATTCAGATTGCTGCCTTTTTTGTTTTGCCTCATTTACAAGAGGCAGTATCGTTCTCTATAATAGTATTTATCATTATGTCTTGCTACGGTGGAGGCTTTGCATCCATTCCTGCCTATATTGGAGATATGTTTGGAACAAAGCAGCTTGGTGCCATTCATGGGTATATATTGACAGCATGGTCTGCAGCAGGTATAGCAGGTCCAAGATTCGTCTCATGGATTAGAGATACAACAGGAAGCTACGGCGAAACGTTAACTGTATTTTCGTGTATGTTTATCGTATCTCTAGCAATCTCTTTATTAATCCGTCTGGATATCAAAAAAATTAAACTAATGAACAAAGAAATTAACGGAGGCAATAGTATTTAA
- the purT gene encoding formate-dependent phosphoribosylglycinamide formyltransferase, with amino-acid sequence MFGAPTSKHTKKIMLLGAGELGKEVIIEAQRLGVTTIAVDRYENAPAMQVAHRSYVVDMLDGQALREVIISEKPDFIVPEIEAIATEMLVELEMEGFNIIPTANAVHLTMDREGIRRLASEKLNVPTAKYEFADSLLELEDAVAHIGVPCVIKPLMSSSGKGQTICKSADEIEKSWQEAVEGGRGRKTRVIVEEFISFTSEITLLTVRSVNGTHFCPPIGHIQKDGDYIESWQPHQMSADQLVQAELIAKQITDSLGGYGLFGVELFLTDNGVYFSEVSPRPHDTGMVTMATQELSEFALHVRAVLGLPIPHIRLNSPGASKTLKAVEDNIDYEISGVEQALASPDSQIRIFGKPKATVGRRLAVLLQKGETVEEALENARKAASKLTISYGN; translated from the coding sequence ATGTTCGGAGCTCCAACTTCCAAACATACGAAAAAAATAATGCTTCTTGGTGCAGGGGAATTAGGAAAAGAAGTAATTATAGAGGCACAAAGGCTCGGAGTAACGACTATTGCTGTCGACCGCTATGAAAATGCGCCGGCAATGCAGGTTGCCCATCGTTCATATGTGGTAGACATGCTGGATGGACAAGCATTGAGAGAAGTCATTATTAGTGAAAAGCCGGATTTTATCGTACCTGAAATTGAAGCAATCGCTACAGAAATGCTTGTCGAATTAGAAATGGAAGGCTTTAACATCATTCCAACAGCTAATGCCGTTCATCTGACAATGGACAGAGAAGGAATCAGAAGATTGGCGAGTGAGAAATTAAATGTGCCGACAGCTAAGTATGAGTTTGCAGATAGTTTGTTAGAATTAGAGGATGCAGTTGCGCATATTGGTGTTCCTTGTGTCATTAAACCGCTTATGAGTTCCTCAGGAAAAGGGCAAACCATTTGCAAAAGTGCAGATGAAATTGAAAAGTCATGGCAGGAAGCGGTCGAAGGCGGACGAGGCAGGAAGACTAGGGTTATTGTCGAGGAATTCATCTCCTTCACTTCTGAAATCACGCTGCTTACCGTTCGTTCCGTTAATGGAACTCACTTTTGCCCGCCGATTGGCCATATACAAAAGGATGGGGATTATATAGAATCGTGGCAGCCGCATCAAATGTCAGCAGACCAACTTGTGCAAGCTGAATTAATCGCCAAACAAATTACAGATTCCCTTGGTGGATACGGCCTATTCGGTGTTGAGCTTTTCCTTACAGACAATGGTGTCTATTTCAGTGAGGTATCACCAAGACCACATGACACTGGCATGGTGACGATGGCCACACAGGAGTTGTCTGAATTTGCACTTCATGTACGTGCTGTGCTGGGGTTACCAATTCCGCACATCAGACTAAATTCACCAGGTGCGAGCAAAACGCTTAAGGCTGTAGAAGATAATATTGATTATGAAATTAGTGGTGTGGAACAAGCACTTGCTTCGCCTGACAGCCAAATTCGGATTTTTGGGAAACCAAAAGCAACGGTTGGAAGACGCTTAGCTGTTCTTCTCCAAAAAGGAGAAACAGTGGAGGAAGCACTAGAAAATGCTCGTAAGGCTGCCTCAAAGCTCACTATCTCCTATGGTAATTAA
- a CDS encoding allantoinase: MKMFDVVIKNGNVVLENVVEMVDIGIKSGKIVEIAKEIDCNNATVVIDAADLHVFPGLIDTHVHFNEPGRTEWEGFETGSKSLAAGGATTFFDMPLNSHPPTIDLDGYEQKDALGKRKSLIDYRLWGGLVPQNIERLEELHVAGVIGFKAFMSNSGIDDFQAADDKTLYAGMKKIAALDSILAVHAESDIITEELGKLVEKEDGHSFSASRPIYSELEAVNRILSFAEATKCKVHIVHISSSEVLKPIIAAKKRGVDVSVETCPHYLSLTVDDLDKLGAVAKCAPPLRTGQEVERLWQAIKAKAIDIIGSDHSPSLESMKKGRLSDAWGGISGCQSTLSVLLEEGYWKREVDLSIIASLTSSNPAKRFGLYPQKGKTEVGSDADFCLVDLKREYTLKKDDLFYRNKQSPYIEKTFRGKVTRTILQGRTVYEELV; the protein is encoded by the coding sequence ATGAAAATGTTTGATGTGGTAATAAAGAATGGGAATGTTGTGCTTGAAAATGTAGTGGAAATGGTCGACATTGGCATTAAGTCTGGAAAAATAGTAGAAATAGCGAAAGAAATAGATTGTAACAATGCAACAGTAGTTATTGATGCTGCTGACCTGCATGTTTTTCCTGGTCTTATAGACACACATGTTCACTTCAATGAACCAGGCAGAACCGAATGGGAGGGCTTTGAGACAGGTAGTAAAAGCTTGGCAGCGGGCGGAGCAACTACTTTTTTTGACATGCCTTTAAACAGTCATCCACCAACTATCGACTTGGACGGCTATGAGCAAAAGGATGCTTTAGGTAAACGGAAATCTCTTATCGATTATAGGCTTTGGGGTGGACTTGTCCCGCAAAATATCGAGCGGTTGGAAGAGTTGCATGTTGCTGGTGTCATTGGGTTTAAGGCATTTATGTCCAACAGTGGGATAGACGATTTTCAAGCTGCAGATGATAAAACATTGTATGCAGGAATGAAGAAAATCGCAGCGCTTGACAGTATTCTTGCTGTTCATGCAGAAAGTGACATTATTACGGAGGAATTAGGGAAGCTGGTTGAAAAAGAGGATGGTCATTCCTTTTCAGCATCTCGGCCAATTTATTCTGAATTAGAAGCAGTAAACCGCATTCTCTCCTTTGCAGAAGCAACGAAATGCAAGGTTCATATTGTACATATAAGCAGCAGTGAGGTGCTAAAACCAATAATTGCTGCCAAAAAACGGGGAGTTGACGTGTCTGTGGAAACTTGTCCTCACTACTTATCACTGACCGTCGATGATTTGGATAAACTCGGGGCAGTTGCCAAATGTGCACCGCCACTAAGAACAGGCCAAGAAGTGGAGAGGCTATGGCAGGCTATTAAAGCAAAAGCAATTGACATAATCGGCTCCGATCATTCGCCTTCATTAGAATCGATGAAAAAAGGCAGATTATCTGACGCTTGGGGAGGAATTTCAGGCTGTCAGTCGACTTTATCTGTTTTACTAGAGGAGGGCTATTGGAAAAGGGAGGTAGATCTGTCGATTATCGCTAGCCTCACAAGTAGTAATCCTGCTAAACGCTTCGGATTATACCCACAGAAAGGAAAAACTGAAGTTGGAAGTGACGCAGACTTTTGCTTAGTCGATTTAAAAAGGGAATATACATTAAAAAAAGATGATCTTTTTTATCGAAATAAACAAAGCCCTTATATTGAAAAAACATTTAGGGGAAAAGTGACGAGGACTATTCTACAAGGTAGGACGGTCTATGAGGAACTAGTTTAG
- the uraH gene encoding hydroxyisourate hydrolase produces MKTGITTHVLDLIQGLPGSNIHVELWQYKDLERLLLSSAITNADGRIEQPLLDELIPGEFEIVFYLKDYWQSTKTTNVLFETVPIRFIVKEGETHYHIPLLLSAWGYQTYRGS; encoded by the coding sequence ATGAAGACAGGAATAACAACACATGTATTAGACTTAATTCAGGGATTACCGGGAAGCAATATACATGTAGAATTGTGGCAGTACAAAGATTTGGAGCGATTGCTTCTATCGAGTGCCATTACAAATGCAGATGGAAGGATAGAACAACCACTTTTGGACGAATTGATTCCTGGAGAATTTGAAATAGTGTTTTATCTAAAAGATTATTGGCAGAGCACGAAAACAACTAATGTTTTATTTGAAACTGTGCCAATTCGGTTTATTGTGAAGGAGGGAGAGACACATTATCATATACCACTACTTTTGTCAGCATGGGGTTATCAAACATACCGAGGAAGCTGA
- the uraD gene encoding 2-oxo-4-hydroxy-4-carboxy-5-ureidoimidazoline decarboxylase yields the protein MYTLEEINKMDKEQFIERIGWVFEHTPWVASKAWDLLPAIHSLNQLHEIMVQVVKEAPKDEQLNLIRAHPDLGGRIQMTDSSVKEQQGAGLDQLSEAEFESFLLLNNEYRKKFDFPFILAVKGHTKDTIYHEMERRMKHSIEEEFATALSQIFKISFIRLEGIVKDALEA from the coding sequence ATGTATACATTAGAAGAAATAAATAAAATGGATAAGGAACAGTTCATAGAAAGAATTGGCTGGGTTTTCGAGCATACCCCTTGGGTTGCGAGTAAAGCATGGGATTTATTGCCTGCCATACATTCACTTAATCAATTACATGAGATTATGGTGCAGGTAGTGAAGGAAGCACCAAAGGATGAGCAACTGAATTTAATTAGAGCACATCCTGATTTAGGCGGCAGAATCCAAATGACTGATTCCTCTGTGAAGGAGCAGCAGGGAGCAGGTTTAGATCAGTTGTCAGAAGCGGAATTCGAAAGCTTTCTGCTGCTAAATAATGAGTATCGGAAAAAATTTGATTTTCCTTTTATTCTTGCTGTAAAAGGGCATACGAAAGACACTATTTATCATGAAATGGAAAGAAGGATGAAGCATTCAATAGAAGAAGAGTTTGCTACAGCATTATCACAAATTTTCAAGATTTCTTTCATAAGGCTTGAGGGTATCGTGAAGGATGCACTTGAAGCATAA
- a CDS encoding (2Fe-2S)-binding protein, translating into MKEQLKAEKRIKFHVNGQLVVIAVPATYRLVDILRQELSLTGTKVSCEVGRCGACSVILDGKLVNSCLVMAYQLEDTEIQTIESVSAEALHPIQEAFLQGGALQCGYCTPGMIMALKSLLDEEQQPTREEVLQGLSGNLCRCTGYEGILRAVDILHNTQK; encoded by the coding sequence ATGAAGGAGCAGCTTAAAGCAGAGAAAAGGATCAAATTTCATGTGAATGGACAGTTGGTCGTTATTGCTGTTCCTGCAACATACCGGCTCGTGGACATTCTGAGACAGGAGTTAAGCTTGACTGGAACGAAAGTTTCCTGTGAAGTAGGCAGATGTGGTGCGTGCTCTGTCATATTGGATGGAAAGCTTGTTAATTCCTGCCTAGTCATGGCCTATCAGTTAGAGGATACAGAAATACAAACAATTGAAAGTGTCAGCGCAGAAGCCTTGCATCCAATCCAAGAGGCCTTTTTACAAGGAGGTGCACTACAATGTGGGTATTGCACACCTGGGATGATTATGGCATTAAAAAGCCTGTTAGATGAAGAACAGCAGCCAACAAGAGAGGAAGTGCTACAGGGACTTTCGGGTAATTTATGCAGATGCACAGGCTATGAAGGTATATTACGGGCGGTTGACATTCTGCATAATACGCAAAAATAA
- the pucD gene encoding xanthine dehydrogenase subunit D, translated as MHLTRESSGERWKARRDGIQKVTGELKYLTDMSFPNMLFGTVLRSEHAYARITSIDTTEAKKLPGVKAVLTAEDVPGLNGFGIVIQDQPVFCDDVVRYVGDAIAAVAADTFEIAEKAAALIKVDYSPLQPITDPEDSLKEKTVKLHDNGNLLHKAVFEKGGNMEAAFAACSYILEEVYYTPRQMHAYMETEGGVAVPEKNEICVYAPTQHGFKDQSQLARILNIPESKIRVVSSPIGGSFGGKDELNIQPYICLLAMVTGQPVKIHQSRRTSVKAGLKRHPMKITMKTGVDKEGKILAHKVRILADTGAYATLGPAVLDFSVEHSAGPYMMENIQVEGYSVYTNNGVAGEFRGFGGNQVTFALESQMERIAEAVNMSSTELRKRNLRKTVDPGPVDQPIVPTAGARHVLEEILKSPILQEPSSLVDENRPFVLKGRGYSITMHGGGLGYGRSDPSGARLSLNEEGKLNISFGFEECGQGLLSTIEMIMTEAFGCSPDDIDITIGDTAKVPHSGSSTASRATNMVWTGIKKLKGEWSEQLLSFVSEKSSVAKEWLKTGVGGVWKCSEKENETLVMTYKQIADTIEKRPQVTVSYHFPTTSKSIDGGHYLYTFAGAAAEVEVDALTGRVYVSRLDHTIAAGPVVNPMGYLGQIEGGGSMALGFTIMEDAVMENGRYMTENFDSYLIPTILDIPKQTNVTAIEHLEPGDDFGPRGVGEIGTVAVAPAIVAAIHDATGHWVNKLPINSEEMMGYAMSRINKDVTNEWMGGNSI; from the coding sequence ATGCATTTAACGAGAGAAAGCTCAGGTGAGAGATGGAAGGCGAGAAGGGATGGCATCCAAAAGGTGACAGGAGAATTAAAGTATCTCACAGATATGTCTTTTCCTAACATGCTTTTTGGAACAGTGCTGCGCAGTGAACATGCTTATGCAAGGATAACCAGTATCGATACGACAGAGGCCAAAAAACTTCCTGGTGTAAAAGCAGTTTTAACAGCTGAAGATGTTCCTGGCTTAAATGGCTTTGGAATTGTGATACAGGATCAGCCGGTATTTTGTGATGATGTGGTCAGATACGTTGGCGATGCCATTGCGGCTGTTGCAGCAGATACGTTTGAAATAGCAGAAAAAGCGGCAGCTCTCATTAAAGTTGACTACTCCCCGCTTCAGCCGATTACAGACCCTGAAGACAGCTTGAAGGAGAAAACAGTTAAGCTGCATGATAATGGAAATCTACTTCATAAGGCGGTTTTTGAAAAAGGAGGAAATATGGAGGCTGCTTTTGCAGCTTGTTCTTATATTTTAGAAGAAGTTTACTATACTCCAAGACAAATGCATGCCTATATGGAGACTGAAGGAGGAGTCGCTGTCCCTGAGAAGAATGAGATTTGCGTTTATGCACCAACACAGCATGGATTTAAAGACCAGAGTCAGCTTGCGAGAATATTAAATATTCCTGAAAGCAAGATAAGGGTTGTATCAAGTCCAATAGGAGGTTCATTTGGCGGCAAGGACGAATTAAACATCCAGCCATATATTTGTCTGCTTGCAATGGTGACAGGGCAGCCTGTGAAAATTCACCAGTCAAGAAGAACATCTGTTAAGGCAGGATTAAAACGACATCCAATGAAAATAACCATGAAAACAGGTGTGGATAAGGAAGGGAAAATCCTTGCACATAAGGTGCGGATTTTGGCGGATACAGGTGCTTATGCCACATTAGGACCAGCTGTTCTAGATTTCTCTGTTGAGCACAGTGCAGGGCCTTACATGATGGAAAATATACAGGTAGAAGGCTATTCTGTCTACACGAATAACGGTGTTGCTGGAGAATTTCGGGGTTTTGGCGGCAATCAAGTCACTTTTGCTCTTGAAAGCCAAATGGAAAGAATCGCAGAAGCCGTAAATATGAGCAGTACAGAGCTTCGCAAAAGGAACTTGCGAAAAACAGTAGATCCTGGCCCAGTAGATCAGCCTATTGTCCCTACTGCAGGTGCCCGGCATGTTTTGGAAGAAATTCTGAAATCACCTATTTTACAGGAACCCTCAAGCTTAGTGGATGAAAATCGGCCCTTTGTTCTAAAGGGAAGAGGCTACAGTATCACGATGCATGGCGGTGGTCTAGGTTATGGGAGGTCAGATCCCTCTGGTGCGAGGTTATCATTAAATGAAGAAGGAAAGCTCAACATTTCTTTTGGGTTTGAAGAATGTGGTCAAGGGCTGCTGTCCACAATTGAAATGATTATGACAGAAGCCTTCGGCTGCTCTCCGGATGATATTGACATAACGATTGGTGATACAGCAAAAGTTCCTCATTCCGGCTCCTCTACTGCTTCAAGAGCTACAAATATGGTCTGGACCGGCATAAAAAAGCTGAAAGGTGAATGGTCGGAACAATTACTTTCCTTTGTTTCTGAAAAATCAAGTGTTGCGAAAGAATGGTTGAAGACAGGTGTTGGCGGTGTATGGAAATGTAGCGAAAAGGAGAATGAAACACTTGTAATGACATATAAACAGATTGCAGACACAATAGAAAAACGCCCGCAGGTTACTGTTAGCTATCATTTTCCGACAACGTCAAAAAGCATTGATGGCGGGCATTATCTTTATACCTTTGCAGGAGCAGCTGCAGAAGTGGAGGTCGACGCGTTGACTGGCAGAGTCTATGTGAGCAGGCTTGACCATACTATTGCTGCTGGTCCAGTTGTTAATCCAATGGGTTATTTAGGCCAAATTGAAGGTGGAGGCAGCATGGCGCTCGGTTTTACAATCATGGAGGATGCTGTAATGGAAAACGGCAGGTATATGACAGAAAATTTTGATTCCTATTTAATTCCCACGATTCTTGATATTCCAAAGCAAACAAATGTCACAGCAATTGAGCATTTAGAACCTGGAGATGACTTTGGACCAAGAGGTGTTGGCGAAATAGGCACGGTTGCTGTCGCTCCTGCGATTGTAGCGGCGATTCATGATGCTACTGGTCATTGGGTTAATAAGCTCCCTATTAACTCAGAGGAAATGATGGGATACGCCATGAGTAGAATAAATAAGGATGTCACAAACGAATGGATGGGAGGAAACTCTATATGA
- a CDS encoding FAD binding domain-containing protein gives MSSSQNLEQPIVDIPVTLEDVFSLQREESVFVAGGTLLQLNWESGQHKPNHLISSHKLDRLKGIAVETLKGENYLRIGSSTLLSACISNVNIQKKAKIITEACEKIAAPAVRNRGTIGGNVCSRVGDTIPALLVLDAKLEFFNGTSTYIITVTEWLQESQLAGPPLLLSILIPCEKSRESRSFFQKIGRRESFTAAIVSTAGYMKLRNEFITDIKLAIGGGAHLPQRLVEGEAYLLNKDWKKTNWQEFRALLETSFQSYSDPFISDSYRRKAAANIITANILQILKNEKGGEDKRCI, from the coding sequence ATGAGCAGCTCACAAAATTTAGAGCAGCCAATTGTTGATATACCTGTTACTTTAGAAGATGTATTTTCGTTACAAAGAGAAGAAAGTGTATTTGTTGCTGGTGGAACTCTTTTGCAATTAAATTGGGAATCAGGACAGCATAAACCCAATCATTTAATTAGCTCCCATAAGCTTGATAGATTAAAAGGAATTGCAGTAGAAACATTAAAAGGTGAGAACTATTTGCGAATTGGCTCATCTACCCTTCTGTCTGCGTGTATTTCTAATGTAAATATTCAGAAAAAAGCGAAAATTATAACAGAAGCATGCGAAAAAATTGCTGCTCCTGCTGTGCGCAATAGAGGGACAATAGGAGGAAATGTCTGCAGCAGAGTCGGAGATACCATCCCTGCACTGCTTGTGTTGGATGCTAAGCTTGAGTTTTTTAACGGTACTTCCACTTACATTATTACTGTGACAGAATGGCTGCAGGAAAGCCAATTGGCAGGACCACCTCTTTTACTGAGTATTCTCATTCCGTGTGAAAAGAGTAGGGAGAGCCGTTCGTTTTTTCAAAAGATAGGCAGAAGGGAAAGCTTTACGGCTGCCATCGTTTCTACTGCTGGCTATATGAAGCTAAGAAATGAATTCATCACAGATATCAAGCTTGCGATTGGAGGAGGAGCTCATCTCCCGCAAAGGCTTGTAGAAGGTGAGGCATACTTACTTAATAAAGATTGGAAAAAAACGAATTGGCAAGAGTTTCGAGCACTGCTTGAAACGAGCTTCCAATCATATTCTGATCCCTTTATTTCAGATAGCTACAGAAGGAAAGCAGCTGCCAACATTATCACCGCAAATATTCTTCAAATCCTAAAAAACGAAAAGGGAGGAGAAGATAAAAGATGCATTTAA
- a CDS encoding nucleotidyltransferase family protein, protein MNVIYLAAGQSKRMGCKKLTLPVNGEALGMKALRTIITIPSAYVFIVVNKQDTLEWISADIKERLLKGRGEIVIAEDSDKGQSYSLRAGIRQAMEHRASSVMICLADQPFITTDLLRHISSAQIKGEQKYVACIHNGEIKPPVVLSSSLFQQVLLLTGDMGAKKILQKKDVKGTELPITDEALFIDIDTIEEYKRFCVKKEGRDKR, encoded by the coding sequence ATGAATGTGATTTACTTGGCAGCAGGTCAAAGTAAACGAATGGGCTGCAAAAAACTTACCTTGCCAGTTAACGGAGAAGCCTTAGGTATGAAAGCACTGCGAACAATAATTACTATACCATCTGCTTATGTGTTTATTGTTGTGAATAAGCAAGATACATTGGAATGGATTTCCGCAGATATAAAGGAAAGGCTTTTAAAAGGCCGTGGTGAAATTGTTATAGCAGAGGATTCAGATAAAGGTCAGTCATACTCTCTAAGAGCAGGAATCAGGCAAGCAATGGAGCATAGAGCTTCCAGTGTAATGATTTGTTTGGCTGATCAGCCTTTCATAACAACAGATTTGCTGCGGCACATTAGTTCTGCGCAAATAAAGGGAGAGCAAAAATACGTCGCTTGTATCCATAATGGCGAAATAAAACCGCCTGTAGTTCTTTCATCGTCATTATTTCAGCAGGTCCTTTTATTGACTGGTGACATGGGTGCAAAAAAAATTTTACAGAAAAAAGACGTAAAAGGAACAGAACTTCCTATAACAGATGAAGCGTTATTTATTGATATTGATACAATCGAGGAATATAAGCGATTTTGTGTAAAAAAGGAAGGGAGGGACAAAAGATGA